In Candidatus Methylomirabilota bacterium, the following proteins share a genomic window:
- a CDS encoding aspartate aminotransferase family protein, which yields MAAVSREKGDRPMKRTIPGKRSRAIVKREARYMAPGLQSIALYSGLAMARGEGCTLIDEDGNRYLDFMAGIGVGSIGHAHPHYVEALKAQVERLTFGSFTTENRARFLALLASITPRGLKRIQMFSGGAEAVEAAFRLAKSVTKRFEFIGFWGGFHGKTGGVLGLLGDDFKKQLGPFMPGLYSAPYANCYRCPLRLQYPGCGIACADFLRDVIRYQTQGEIAAIIVEPIQGTAGNVIPPQGFLSAVQAVAKEHDALLIADEMLTGFGRTGSMWGCDHEPIVPDVMTVGKGIGGGFPVSGVISTQELMAHAPFSNPSGSSSSYGGNPLAATAGLATLEVILKDQLVANARRVGVVMLKQLEALKEKYPFIGDVRGRGLLLGIELVKDRETKEPLAKHHAQRLFQACLKRGLLAMCYSYNIRINPPLLITEAQALDGLAILDEAFAELQKTGWKK from the coding sequence ATGGCTGCTGTATCGCGTGAGAAAGGGGACCGTCCAATGAAGCGTACTATTCCCGGCAAGCGGTCGAGGGCCATCGTCAAACGCGAGGCGCGTTACATGGCGCCGGGCCTGCAGTCGATCGCACTCTATTCCGGGTTGGCAATGGCGAGGGGGGAAGGGTGCACCCTGATTGATGAGGACGGTAATCGATATCTCGATTTCATGGCCGGAATCGGCGTCGGGAGCATCGGGCATGCGCACCCGCACTACGTTGAGGCGCTGAAGGCCCAGGTCGAACGACTGACGTTCGGCAGCTTTACCACCGAGAACCGCGCGCGGTTTCTCGCGCTGCTGGCTTCGATCACGCCGCGAGGGCTCAAGCGGATCCAGATGTTTTCCGGCGGCGCAGAGGCGGTTGAGGCCGCATTCCGACTGGCCAAGTCGGTCACGAAGCGATTTGAGTTTATCGGGTTTTGGGGCGGATTCCACGGCAAGACCGGCGGGGTCCTTGGACTGTTGGGGGATGACTTTAAGAAGCAGTTGGGGCCCTTTATGCCAGGTCTCTATAGCGCGCCATACGCCAACTGTTATCGCTGTCCCCTGAGGCTTCAGTATCCCGGTTGCGGGATCGCCTGCGCCGATTTCTTGCGGGATGTCATCCGATATCAGACCCAGGGTGAGATCGCCGCGATTATTGTGGAGCCGATCCAGGGGACCGCTGGGAACGTCATTCCGCCTCAAGGATTCTTGAGCGCTGTGCAGGCGGTCGCCAAAGAGCACGACGCCCTGCTGATCGCCGACGAGATGCTCACCGGATTCGGCCGTACCGGGTCGATGTGGGGGTGCGATCACGAGCCGATTGTGCCGGATGTCATGACGGTCGGCAAAGGAATAGGCGGGGGATTCCCGGTCAGCGGGGTGATCTCGACACAGGAACTGATGGCGCACGCACCCTTCAGCAACCCAAGCGGCAGCTCCTCCAGCTATGGAGGCAATCCGCTCGCCGCCACGGCCGGGCTGGCGACGCTTGAGGTGATTCTGAAGGATCAACTTGTGGCGAACGCCAGGCGCGTCGGCGTCGTCATGCTGAAGCAGTTGGAGGCGCTGAAGGAGAAATACCCCTTCATCGGCGACGTACGGGGGAGAGGGCTATTGTTGGGGATCGAGCTGGTCAAGGATCGGGAGACGAAGGAGCCGCTTGCGAAACATCACGCGCAGCGACTGTTTCAGGCCTGCCTCAAACGGGGACTCCTCGCCATGTGCTATTCCTACAATATTCGAATCAACCCGCCGCTCCTGATCACGGAGGCGCAGGCCCTGGACGGCCTGGCCATCCTCGATGAAGCCTTCGCCGAACTGCAAAAGACAGGGTGGAAAAAATAG
- a CDS encoding TldD/PmbA family protein translates to MALEPITIQIIDRIRPMIRDLVTRYRRSLRGCRYADIRVQIDEGQSAAAENGGSKHSIRDYGFAIGIRALSGDGMVAPGYFGQSLGAADLDRLAQVVREGLRHAHHRAMANAERKAAARTEFGPIADTLSSTILAPIEIHQDTVPAQFEIDPRTVPLEELVDLTTEISRGSLALDPHVKYTFVSAFTLLTRELFCSSEGADIDQTFAMTQGTCFIVAHGKSGTQELYDYMGHQRGWETLTRGVHEEAIRFPEFRTFCAGLTQDAVNLCNARPLKATDREVVVVTDPHYNTLTAHEIVGHPTELDRALKLETSYAGRSWLLQNLHEHQLGKPIASPLVSAFSDPSLPGYGHYKYDHEGTPARRVTHIDRGIFTGFMNSRQTAAVLGVPPNGSYKATDASLVPLIRMSNTVFGPGEQDPQQIIREIPHGYYLVGHRTPSIAESRENFRITAMKVYEIKNGQIGELFCNGGIMADTKDYLMKVDAVGNDFRLYPIPNCGKGQPMQTKRLGNGGPTIRSRARLTGS, encoded by the coding sequence ATGGCGTTGGAGCCGATAACCATCCAGATCATCGATCGGATCAGGCCGATGATCCGCGATCTTGTGACCCGCTACCGGAGAAGTCTGCGCGGCTGCCGTTACGCCGATATTCGCGTGCAGATCGATGAGGGCCAATCGGCGGCGGCAGAGAACGGGGGGAGCAAACACAGCATTAGAGACTATGGCTTTGCGATCGGCATCCGCGCCCTGTCGGGCGACGGGATGGTGGCGCCGGGCTATTTCGGACAATCGCTCGGTGCGGCCGACCTGGATCGACTGGCGCAGGTCGTCAGGGAGGGGCTCCGCCACGCGCATCATCGGGCCATGGCCAATGCCGAGCGCAAGGCGGCGGCCCGGACCGAGTTTGGGCCCATCGCCGACACGTTGAGCAGCACCATCCTCGCCCCCATCGAGATCCATCAGGATACCGTCCCCGCTCAGTTCGAGATCGACCCGCGGACCGTCCCGCTGGAGGAACTCGTCGACCTGACGACCGAGATCTCCAGGGGCAGTCTCGCGCTCGACCCTCACGTCAAGTATACGTTCGTCTCTGCCTTCACCCTGCTGACCCGGGAGCTGTTCTGCAGCTCTGAGGGGGCCGACATCGATCAGACCTTCGCCATGACGCAGGGGACCTGCTTCATTGTCGCCCACGGCAAATCAGGGACCCAGGAGCTGTACGACTACATGGGCCACCAGCGCGGCTGGGAGACCTTAACCAGAGGCGTGCACGAGGAGGCCATTCGGTTCCCGGAGTTTCGGACATTCTGCGCAGGCCTCACGCAGGACGCCGTCAACCTGTGTAATGCCCGGCCGCTCAAGGCGACCGATCGCGAGGTCGTCGTCGTCACCGACCCGCACTACAACACCCTGACGGCCCACGAGATTGTCGGCCACCCGACCGAGCTGGATCGCGCGCTCAAACTGGAGACCTCCTATGCCGGCCGAAGCTGGCTGTTGCAGAATCTGCACGAGCACCAACTGGGTAAGCCGATTGCCTCGCCCCTCGTCTCGGCCTTCTCCGATCCCTCTCTCCCCGGGTACGGCCACTACAAGTACGATCACGAGGGGACGCCGGCCAGACGCGTGACACACATCGATCGCGGTATCTTTACAGGCTTCATGAATAGCCGGCAGACCGCCGCCGTGCTGGGTGTGCCGCCGAACGGGTCATACAAGGCGACCGACGCCTCGCTCGTTCCGTTAATCCGGATGTCGAATACGGTGTTCGGCCCCGGTGAACAGGACCCGCAGCAGATCATCCGAGAGATCCCCCACGGTTACTATCTGGTCGGGCACCGGACCCCCTCGATCGCCGAATCGCGTGAGAATTTTCGGATTACCGCCATGAAGGTCTACGAGATCAAGAACGGCCAGATCGGCGAGCTGTTCTGTAACGGCGGGATCATGGCCGATACCAAGGACTACCTGATGAAGGTCGATGCGGTCGGGAACGATTTCCGTCTCTATCCGATCCCGAATTGCGGCAAGGGCCAGCCGATGCAGACCAAGCGGCTCGGCAACGGCGGCCCCACCATCCGCAGCCGCGCCCGTCTGACAGGATCGTGA
- the thpR gene encoding RNA 2',3'-cyclic phosphodiesterase: protein MPDRADPQSIPTIRAFIAANLDPGLKAALAGVQDRLKATRADVGWVRPENLHLTLKFLGQVEEDRFGAIGEAVAAAAAGCGPVHLVFQGLGAFPSPRSARVVWIGLSHGAETLAALQARIEAGLEPLGYAREARLFTAHLTLGRVRGPGHREQLARALTEATAEPLGEMVLHRIELMKSDLSPSGARYTILHSFPLD from the coding sequence ATGCCGGACAGAGCTGACCCCCAGTCCATCCCAACCATCCGCGCCTTTATCGCCGCCAACCTCGATCCGGGCCTCAAGGCGGCGCTGGCCGGTGTACAGGATCGGCTGAAGGCCACCAGGGCCGATGTCGGATGGGTGCGGCCGGAGAACCTGCACCTGACGCTCAAGTTTCTGGGGCAGGTCGAGGAGGATCGCTTCGGCGCCATCGGAGAGGCGGTTGCTGCGGCGGCCGCCGGGTGCGGTCCGGTTCATCTGGTCTTTCAGGGGCTTGGCGCCTTTCCGAGTCCTCGGTCGGCCCGGGTCGTCTGGATCGGGCTGTCCCACGGCGCGGAGACGCTGGCAGCGCTTCAGGCACGAATCGAGGCGGGGCTTGAGCCGCTCGGATATGCGCGGGAGGCGCGGCTGTTCACCGCGCATCTGACGCTGGGCCGGGTGCGGGGTCCCGGACATCGGGAGCAGTTGGCGCGCGCGCTCACCGAGGCGACCGCCGAGCCGCTGGGCGAGATGGTGCTTCACCGGATCGAGCTGATGAAAAGCGACCTGAGCCCGAGCGGCGCCCGCTACACCATCCTGCACAGCTTTCCGCTCGACTGA
- a CDS encoding competence/damage-inducible protein A, which produces MKRQAQAEILTVGTELLLGHTIDTNSAYIGQALAAAGIEVRWKSTVGDHEARIREALRTALTRAEIVIVTGGLGPTEDDLTCRAIAAELGRPLSLDQAILDSIRRRFAERGLVMSRNNERQAMIPEGAVVLPNARGTAPGFAIRLADGRLVAAVPGVPSEMRPMLTEHVIPRLREAFGVRSRIHTRILKACGITESALDEAISDLIHLSDNPTIGVLAYPDEIHVRLTVAVESEPEGDRLLDDLENRIRERLGERIFGRDDERLEEVVGRLLLDARATIAVAESCTGGLVCHRLTNLPGSSAYFFRGEVVYSNEAKERLLGVPHELIAEQGAVSRPVAIAMAVGIRHTAGAELALGITGIAGPGGATPTKPVGLTFIALASDEGVACHEHRFLADRETNKLLASQRALDMIRRHLLSHRYAGQS; this is translated from the coding sequence GTGAAGCGACAGGCGCAGGCCGAGATCCTCACGGTCGGGACGGAGCTGCTGCTGGGCCACACCATCGATACCAACTCAGCCTACATCGGTCAAGCGCTTGCGGCAGCGGGGATCGAGGTCCGCTGGAAGAGCACCGTCGGCGATCACGAGGCGCGGATCAGGGAGGCGCTGCGTACGGCGCTCACGCGGGCCGAGATCGTCATTGTAACGGGTGGGCTTGGTCCCACCGAGGACGATCTGACCTGTCGGGCTATCGCCGCCGAGTTGGGGCGACCGTTGAGCCTTGATCAGGCAATCCTGGATTCGATCCGTCGCCGGTTCGCGGAGCGCGGCCTTGTCATGTCCAGGAACAACGAGCGGCAGGCCATGATCCCGGAGGGCGCCGTCGTCTTGCCGAATGCGCGCGGGACGGCCCCCGGTTTTGCCATTCGCCTGGCGGATGGCAGGCTGGTGGCGGCGGTGCCGGGGGTGCCTTCAGAGATGCGGCCGATGCTCACGGAACACGTCATCCCGCGCCTGCGCGAGGCGTTCGGCGTACGGTCAAGAATTCATACCCGTATCCTGAAGGCGTGCGGCATTACGGAATCGGCCCTCGACGAGGCGATCAGCGATCTGATCCATCTCTCGGACAATCCGACCATCGGGGTGCTGGCCTACCCGGACGAGATTCATGTCCGGCTGACCGTCGCGGTTGAATCAGAGCCGGAGGGCGACCGGCTGCTCGATGATCTTGAAAATAGGATTCGGGAGCGGCTGGGGGAACGCATCTTTGGCCGGGATGACGAGCGGCTCGAGGAGGTCGTGGGGCGGCTGCTCCTCGACGCGCGGGCGACGATTGCCGTCGCCGAGTCGTGCACCGGGGGACTGGTCTGCCATCGGCTGACCAATCTCCCGGGAAGCTCCGCCTATTTTTTCCGCGGCGAGGTGGTCTACAGCAACGAGGCCAAGGAGCGCCTCTTGGGTGTACCGCATGAACTGATTGCCGAGCAGGGTGCCGTCAGCCGGCCCGTCGCCATCGCGATGGCGGTCGGGATACGGCACACCGCCGGTGCGGAACTGGCGTTGGGTATCACCGGTATTGCGGGACCGGGAGGGGCGACACCGACGAAACCGGTGGGTCTCACCTTCATTGCGCTGGCCTCGGATGAGGGCGTGGCCTGCCACGAGCACCGATTCCTGGCGGATCGGGAGACCAATAAGCTGCTTGCCTCCCAGAGGGCCCTCGACATGATCCGCCGACACCTGCTGTCACATCGATATGCCGGACAGAGCTGA
- a CDS encoding YajQ family cyclic di-GMP-binding protein — MSNEASFDISSTVDLQEVDNAVQQVTKEIQQRFDFKGSASRVTRDEQGILLYADDAYKLKAVVELLESKLVRRKVSLRALTYNTPEPAAKGTVRQRVTLQQGIPAEKAKEITKVVRGLGVKVTTQIQGDQIRVSAKSKDDLQAVIQTLRGRDFGIDLQFGNYR, encoded by the coding sequence GTGTCTAATGAGGCATCCTTCGATATCAGTTCGACAGTAGATCTGCAGGAGGTCGATAATGCGGTGCAGCAGGTCACGAAAGAGATTCAGCAGCGGTTCGATTTCAAGGGAAGTGCCAGTCGTGTGACACGGGACGAACAAGGCATCCTGCTGTACGCCGATGATGCCTACAAGCTCAAGGCCGTGGTAGAGCTGCTGGAATCCAAACTGGTGCGGCGAAAGGTGTCTCTGAGGGCGCTCACCTACAACACCCCGGAGCCCGCCGCGAAGGGGACCGTTCGGCAGCGGGTCACCCTGCAACAGGGGATCCCTGCCGAGAAGGCCAAAGAGATCACCAAGGTCGTCAGAGGGCTCGGAGTGAAGGTGACCACACAGATCCAGGGTGATCAGATACGGGTCTCGGCCAAGAGTAAAGACGATCTGCAGGCGGTGATTCAGACGCTACGAGGGCGCGATTTCGGCATCGACCTGCAGTTCGGCAACTATCGGTAA
- the lolA gene encoding outer membrane lipoprotein carrier protein LolA, whose protein sequence is MRVRNSILIVVGTVALIGSPVFALDPTPNPQPPTPGVVSALTAEELADKVQVTYQGFSDLRSAFFQRATNRLSGMTQEASGRLFLKWPGRMRWEYEKPESRLFLIDGKTLWSYSPSERQAIAQDVSGVLTTSPIGILFGMSSLRRDFQVRPIVHAGTKESPESLLELTPKRKGLAFKRVILGVDRGSFLIQRLTVFDLYDNTTTVELSRQQVNTNLKDDLFRFSPPPGTEVITPLKPTVP, encoded by the coding sequence ATGCGGGTTCGTAATTCGATTCTGATCGTGGTGGGGACGGTGGCGTTGATCGGTTCACCCGTTTTTGCCCTTGACCCAACCCCCAACCCCCAACCCCCAACCCCCGGTGTCGTGTCCGCCCTCACGGCGGAAGAGTTGGCCGACAAGGTCCAGGTAACCTATCAGGGCTTTTCGGATCTCCGGAGCGCCTTCTTCCAACGCGCCACCAACCGGTTGAGCGGGATGACGCAGGAGGCCTCGGGTCGGCTCTTCCTGAAGTGGCCCGGGAGGATGCGTTGGGAGTATGAGAAGCCGGAATCGCGGCTGTTCCTGATCGATGGGAAGACCCTGTGGAGCTACAGCCCGTCCGAACGGCAGGCGATCGCGCAGGATGTGAGCGGCGTGCTGACGACGAGCCCGATCGGGATCTTATTCGGGATGAGCAGCCTTCGACGAGACTTTCAGGTCCGGCCGATCGTCCATGCCGGGACAAAGGAGAGCCCTGAGTCGCTCCTGGAGCTGACCCCTAAGAGGAAAGGCCTTGCGTTCAAACGGGTGATCCTGGGGGTGGACCGGGGCAGCTTTCTCATCCAACGGCTGACGGTCTTTGATCTGTACGACAATACCACGACGGTCGAGCTGTCCAGGCAGCAGGTCAACACCAATCTGAAAGACGATCTGTTTCGTTTCTCGCCACCGCCGGGGACGGAGGTGATCACCCCTCTCAAACCTACCGTACCGTAA
- a CDS encoding cell division protein FtsK: MPESVSIRRESNRGDRSPETPVLTHPKSHEVLGILGIALALYLLASLLSYDALDPSFFSSGGGPEHQVRNYGGRWGAELAGDLLELLGVGALALPVFCALLSWRFLSARTAPGTAWKLVGCALLLASLALVAKLFVETGLLDGRTWERPGGFVGEELHRIFSPLVGRAGLPLLGLTTLLLGVVCLSSRPLASLSARCRTVVERVAARVKERRASRAHQPGRIRPPYTPPTEDGPAVEARPTSVVVVEPVAVSTVREPIPRQLEPTTTGDLPPQGSFPFVTPEAGFQPPPLSLLDLPTTAESELSDEERGANAAILERKLLDFGVEGRVTQAQPGPVITRYEIEPGPGIKINRIVALADDLALALRALSVRVVAPIPGKAVVGVEIPNRRRVVVHLREVLASRGFEGSAAHLPLALGKDIAGDPYVVDLGQMPHLLIAGATGSGKSVCLNALIVSLLYKATADSIRLLLIDPKRVELSIYEGIPHLAERVVCDPKEAAKRLQRLVIHMEGRYKLFARLGARNIVSYNRLVRIARREGGGEVFQPLPYLVVVIDELADLMLTAAADVERAIARLAQMARAVGIHLIVATQRPSVDVITGIIKANFPARLAFQVSSKVDSRTILDMNGAEQLLGDGDMLFIPPGSSKPHRIHGSFVSDIEIKRVVDFLKAQGKAEEFPWLLTPAEEEPESSGDEDDELYRQAVDLVVTTRQASISLIQRRLRIGFNRAARLIERMEHERIVGRIEGGGPREVLIEPRNAGS, from the coding sequence ATGCCGGAGTCGGTATCGATCCGACGGGAGTCGAACAGGGGCGATCGATCGCCGGAGACCCCCGTCCTTACACATCCGAAGTCCCATGAGGTATTGGGTATCCTTGGGATTGCCCTCGCCCTCTACCTGTTGGCGAGTCTGCTGTCGTACGATGCCCTCGACCCCTCGTTCTTCAGTTCCGGCGGCGGACCCGAGCATCAGGTGCGCAATTATGGGGGACGATGGGGGGCGGAACTTGCCGGCGATCTTCTGGAGTTGTTGGGCGTCGGCGCGCTGGCCTTACCCGTCTTTTGTGCCCTGCTCAGTTGGCGTTTTCTCAGCGCCAGGACCGCTCCAGGTACCGCGTGGAAGCTGGTCGGGTGCGCGTTACTCCTGGCAAGTCTCGCGTTGGTGGCCAAACTGTTCGTCGAGACCGGGTTGCTTGACGGCCGGACGTGGGAGCGTCCCGGCGGTTTTGTCGGCGAAGAGCTGCATCGGATCTTCAGCCCGCTGGTGGGCCGCGCGGGTCTGCCGTTATTGGGGTTGACGACCCTCCTGCTCGGCGTCGTGTGCCTGAGCAGCCGGCCGCTTGCGAGCCTCTCTGCGAGGTGCCGAACCGTCGTCGAGCGGGTGGCGGCTCGCGTCAAGGAACGGCGGGCGTCGCGGGCGCACCAGCCGGGCCGAATCCGGCCGCCCTACACCCCTCCCACCGAGGACGGGCCCGCGGTTGAAGCCAGACCGACGTCCGTTGTGGTCGTCGAACCTGTTGCGGTCTCGACGGTTCGCGAACCGATTCCGCGACAACTTGAGCCCACAACCACCGGCGACCTGCCTCCTCAAGGGTCCTTTCCGTTTGTGACTCCGGAAGCAGGCTTTCAGCCCCCCCCGTTGTCGTTGCTCGATCTGCCGACGACGGCGGAAAGCGAGCTTTCCGACGAAGAGCGGGGGGCCAATGCCGCGATCCTCGAACGCAAGCTGCTGGACTTCGGGGTCGAGGGACGGGTCACACAGGCCCAGCCTGGACCCGTCATTACCCGATATGAGATCGAACCCGGTCCCGGGATCAAGATCAACCGGATCGTTGCGCTGGCCGACGATCTGGCGTTGGCCCTACGCGCATTAAGTGTGCGGGTTGTGGCGCCGATTCCCGGGAAGGCGGTGGTCGGCGTGGAGATCCCGAATCGCCGCCGCGTCGTCGTGCACCTGCGCGAGGTGCTGGCATCCAGGGGCTTCGAGGGATCTGCGGCGCATCTTCCCCTCGCATTGGGAAAGGATATCGCCGGCGATCCCTATGTGGTCGATCTGGGGCAGATGCCGCATCTGCTTATCGCCGGGGCGACCGGTTCCGGCAAGAGTGTCTGTCTCAATGCGCTGATCGTGAGCCTCCTGTACAAGGCGACGGCCGACAGTATCCGTTTACTGCTGATCGATCCGAAACGGGTCGAACTCTCCATCTATGAGGGGATCCCGCATCTGGCCGAACGGGTCGTCTGCGATCCGAAAGAGGCGGCAAAGCGGCTTCAACGCCTGGTGATCCACATGGAGGGGCGCTATAAGCTGTTTGCTAGGCTGGGGGCCAGAAATATCGTCAGCTACAATCGGCTGGTTCGAATCGCCAGACGGGAAGGGGGCGGCGAGGTCTTTCAACCGCTTCCCTATCTGGTGGTGGTGATCGACGAACTGGCCGATCTGATGCTGACCGCGGCCGCCGATGTCGAGCGGGCCATTGCCAGACTGGCCCAGATGGCTCGCGCGGTCGGTATTCATCTGATTGTGGCGACGCAGCGCCCATCGGTCGATGTGATTACGGGGATCATCAAGGCCAATTTTCCGGCTCGGCTTGCATTCCAGGTCTCGTCGAAGGTCGATTCACGGACGATTCTCGATATGAACGGCGCCGAGCAGTTGTTGGGCGACGGCGATATGCTGTTTATCCCGCCAGGGAGTTCGAAACCGCACCGGATTCACGGATCGTTCGTCTCGGACATCGAGATCAAGCGTGTCGTCGATTTTCTGAAGGCGCAGGGGAAGGCCGAGGAGTTTCCGTGGTTGCTGACGCCGGCCGAGGAGGAGCCGGAGTCGTCAGGGGACGAAGACGATGAACTGTACCGGCAGGCGGTCGATCTGGTCGTGACGACCCGCCAGGCCTCGATTTCGCTGATTCAGCGGCGGCTGAGGATCGGCTTTAACCGGGCGGCACGATTGATCGAGCGGATGGAGCACGAACGGATTGTCGGTCGGATTGAAGGGGGCGGACCGCGGGAGGTTCTCATTGAGCCGCGTAATGCGGGTTCGTAA
- a CDS encoding ribonuclease J: MSPSAPDAGQLLWPGSGQARRPDFGPLRQGGRTPGPPQGRRSPVSETRTVRIVPLGGLGEIGLNMMVVEAADDLLVIDAGLMFPDEEMFGIDHVIPNMSYLLARREQIRAVLLTHGHEDHTGALPYLLREIKAPVYGTRLSLGLAAEKLKEANLPADADLKAVRPRDRIRFGCFEVEFLQMCHSIPDGVALAIGTPAGMIVHTGDFKFDQSPVDGQLTDYRRLGELGDSGVRALLSDSTNAGRDGFTPSEQVVGRAFDAIFREAQGRIIVACFASNIHRVQQIFDTAAAMGKQVAVCGKSMVANTRIAAELGRLRIPEDVLVSLDELERLPVSRQVIVTTGSQGEPLSAIARMAVAEHKQVQISPGDTVIFSARVIPGNEKSIARTINGLYRQGARVITEETAEVHVSGHASREELKLMLNLTRPTCFVPIHGEYRHLRLHAQLAREVGVSEAGTLVIEDGDILEFDDIHARIVGRAPVGRIFVDGRGMGDVGDAVIRDRQRLAQEGVVVIVLAVDHQGHKLVTGPQIICSGLVHAQDSKALTDGIQTLVCSVLESTPDADRADLRLMEQRIKTAIKKQLQKEFDRRPMILPMIMEV, encoded by the coding sequence ATGTCGCCCTCAGCGCCAGACGCGGGACAACTCCTGTGGCCGGGCTCAGGACAGGCCCGTCGACCGGACTTCGGGCCTCTCCGCCAAGGCGGTCGAACGCCGGGTCCCCCGCAGGGGAGACGCAGTCCGGTGTCTGAGACCCGAACTGTCCGCATCGTTCCCTTGGGAGGACTGGGGGAGATCGGGTTGAATATGATGGTCGTCGAGGCCGCGGACGATCTGCTGGTGATCGACGCCGGGTTGATGTTTCCGGACGAGGAGATGTTCGGCATCGACCACGTGATTCCGAACATGAGTTATCTGCTGGCCCGTCGGGAGCAGATCCGGGCCGTGCTGCTGACGCACGGCCATGAGGATCACACCGGCGCGCTCCCCTATCTGCTGCGGGAGATCAAGGCGCCGGTCTACGGTACGCGCCTTTCACTCGGGCTGGCGGCGGAAAAACTGAAGGAGGCGAATCTGCCGGCTGATGCCGACCTCAAGGCGGTTCGGCCACGCGACCGTATTCGGTTCGGTTGCTTCGAGGTTGAATTCCTTCAGATGTGCCACAGTATTCCCGACGGTGTCGCGCTGGCGATTGGGACGCCCGCCGGGATGATTGTGCACACCGGCGATTTTAAGTTCGATCAGAGCCCGGTTGACGGGCAACTGACCGATTACCGGCGACTGGGCGAGCTCGGGGACAGCGGTGTCCGCGCCCTGCTCTCAGACAGTACGAATGCGGGCCGGGATGGGTTCACGCCGTCGGAACAGGTGGTGGGGCGGGCCTTCGACGCCATCTTTCGAGAGGCGCAGGGGCGCATCATCGTCGCTTGCTTTGCCTCTAACATTCATCGAGTCCAACAGATCTTCGATACGGCAGCCGCCATGGGGAAGCAGGTGGCGGTGTGCGGCAAGAGCATGGTGGCGAATACCCGGATCGCTGCGGAGTTGGGGCGTCTCCGCATTCCAGAGGATGTGCTGGTGAGTCTGGATGAACTGGAGCGTCTGCCGGTCAGCCGGCAGGTCATCGTGACCACCGGGAGCCAGGGTGAACCGCTCTCCGCCATTGCCAGAATGGCCGTTGCGGAGCACAAACAGGTGCAGATCTCGCCCGGTGACACCGTGATCTTTTCGGCGCGCGTCATTCCCGGCAACGAGAAGTCGATCGCTCGGACGATTAACGGCCTGTACCGGCAGGGTGCCCGCGTCATTACCGAGGAGACGGCGGAGGTTCATGTGTCCGGGCATGCCAGTCGGGAAGAGCTGAAGCTGATGTTGAACCTGACCCGTCCCACCTGCTTTGTGCCGATTCATGGGGAGTACCGTCACCTGCGCCTGCACGCGCAGTTGGCACGGGAGGTCGGGGTATCGGAGGCTGGAACCCTCGTGATCGAGGACGGCGACATTCTGGAGTTCGATGATATCCATGCCCGGATTGTCGGCAGGGCGCCGGTCGGTCGGATCTTCGTCGATGGAAGGGGGATGGGCGACGTCGGCGACGCCGTTATTCGCGACCGGCAGCGGCTGGCGCAGGAGGGGGTTGTCGTCATCGTCCTTGCGGTCGATCATCAGGGTCATAAGTTGGTCACGGGACCGCAGATTATCTGTAGCGGGCTCGTCCATGCCCAGGATTCGAAGGCACTCACGGATGGTATCCAAACCCTGGTCTGTTCCGTCCTGGAGAGCACCCCTGACGCGGACCGGGCCGATCTGCGTCTGATGGAGCAGCGGATCAAGACGGCGATCAAGAAGCAGTTGCAGAAGGAGTTCGACCGGCGGCCGATGATTCTACCGATGATCATGGAGGTATAA